A region of the Pedococcus aerophilus genome:
GGGTGAGGTGTGCGGTGCTGGTGGCCCAGTCGAGTACGTCGGCTGCGTGGGCGTCGCGGGTCAGACCGGTGCCGCGGCTGCTGGGTCGGTCGGCGACGTCGATGAGGAGCCACAGCTGGGCGGCGGCGAGGACGGCCAGTTCGTGGAGTTCGGTCAGGGCGGTGGTGGGCAGGGTGGAGGCGTCGTCGATGACGATGTGGCGCACGGGTCCGTGGATCAGGTGGGTCAGGGGTCGTAGGAGGTGGCTGTCTCCAGTGGTTCGTGGTGGGCGGAGGCCGACGACGCCGGTGGCGTCGAGGAGGTCGTTGCTGAGGGTGGGGATGGGTTCGCGTTCGCCGAAGGGTGCGGGGTGTACCCATGCTGCGTCGTCGTGTCGGCCGATGGTGGTGCGCAGGGTCCGGACGAGGGTGCGCATGTGCCTGGGGTCGACGAGGGCGGTGATGGGTCCGGGTGCGAGTGGGTGCGCGCCGCGGGGCGTGGCGGGCTGTGTCATCGGCGTCGGGCGGCCCTGCTTGTTGCGGGTGCGGCGGTGGTCAGCTGTGGGGTGGTGCCCGTGATGGTGGCGATCGCGGCGCGGGCGTCGTCGCGGGTGATGGGACCGGTTCGGCCGAAGTCGTTGGCCAGGGCGAGGAGGAGCTTGGACCAGGCGCGCCAGGACCCGTGGGCGTACTCGCGGTCGATGGAGGCGAGAAGGTCCGGGTCGGTGTGGGTGGATGTGCCGGGGTGGTGTTGGGCCAGGAGCTGGCGCATCTTGTCCCAGGTGTGGTGGTGCAGTGCGATTCGTCGGTCGATGCGGGTGGCGACGGACGGGACCTTGTCCAGGTGGGTGAACAGGTCGGTGCCGGCGAACACGATGGCGAAGCGGGGGTACGGCTGGGTCCAGAGCCATCGCAGGGACAGCAGTTCGGGGTCGCCGAGGAACTGGGCTTCGTCGACGACCAGGAGGGTGGGGACGGCGGCGAGGTAGTCGCGGGTGATGTTCTGCAGGGCGCGGGCTGTGCCGGTGGGGCGGGCTCCGGTGACGGCGGTGGCGATTTCCTCCCACTGCGCTCGTTCGGTGGCGCGTCGCGGGAGGGTGGCAATGGCCGTGTTGACGTCGGACACGGCGGCGACCGCGTTCAGCAGGGTGGACTTGCCGGACCCGTAGGGGCCGGAGATGGCGGTGACGGCGCCACGGTCCAGGGCGGACGGCATGCCTGCGGCGACTTGGCGCATCTGGGCGGTGATGACCAGGCGCCCGCCGGTGGGGATGTGTCGGCTGGTGAAGTCGACGGGCAGGTGTTCTTGCGCGTGTTCGACGTTCCACGCGTGCGGGTGCCGGTCAGGGAGCATCGTGGTCACCGCCGACGTCGCGCACCGGGCGTGGGTTGAACATGTCGGCGAGCGTGTTCGCGACGGCGTCCTCGTCGTCAAGGTTCGAGACGTCGGCGGGTAGGACTTCGCCGGTGGTCAGGTCCACGCTGACGTTCCCGACGGCGAGGCGGGCGCTGGCGGGGGTCCACGGGTCTTCCTGGGCGGCCGCGTCGGCGAGACGTTCGGCGACCTCGGCCTGCGCGCGGGCGGCGTCAACCTGCGCGGCTTGCGCGCGCGGGTGGGCGACGCGGTCCTTGACGAACCGTTCGCGGGCGACGCGGTCCCGGTGGACGGCTTCGATGTCGGCGAGGTCGGCGTCGTCGCGGGGGGTGAGGAGTCCGAGGAACCGCCCCTGGGCGTCATAGGCGTAAAGGACGTCGGGGTTGAGGAGCTGGCGCAGGTGGACGGTCTGCCCGGGGTTGGCCGCTGATGCGAGCTGCGGTGAGAGCCAGTACCGGTTTTGCCAGGCGATGCCGCGGGTGGGGTCGTACTTGCGGGTGCCAACTTCGGGGGCGACGTCTCCTTCGTCGGCGGCGGACAGGTCGTGCCCGCGGAAGACGGTGCCGGCCTCGAGGTGGTCGGCGTACTCCTGCAGGCGGGTGCGGCCTCGTCGCGGCCCGGATGTGTAGGGGGTGTTGATGTGGGTGAGGAACCAGGTTTCGACCTCCGCCAGGACGGTGTCGTAGGGCAGGACACCGTGGTGGAGGCGGTTGCCTGCGCGGTCGGTCCAGCCGCGGCGGGAGCCGGGCCCGTCGGCGAGGTGCCGCAGCAGGGACTGGTGCATGACCTCGTGGTCACCGTTAGCTTGCGGCTGGTGGGAGGGCACGGGGGTCAGGCCGATGCCGAGGCGGCGGGCGGCTGCCGCCCCGGTCTCACCGAGGAATGACCCGCCTTGGTCGGACGTCAGGTGGCGGGCGACGCCGGTGACGCGGACCTCGCGTCCGGGGTCGTCGGGGTGGGTGACGGTGTACCCAATGGCGGCTGCTGCGAGGACGACGCCGGTGTCGGTGCCGGTCGCTGCGCGGGGCAAGACCACGTAGGACAGGGGCAGCCCGGAGCAGCGGTCTCGCACGATGAGGACCTTCGGCTCGACCTGGAGCCCGTAGTGGTCGGCGGTGACCTTGAGGTCGTACTCGTCGATGGACCAGGACTCGTTGACGCCGTCACGGCCGGTCAGGGGGAACGTCGCCTCGATCTTGCGACCGGCGCTGGCTCCGTACCGGGCGCCGGCCCGTACGGGTGCGGCCACGTTGGCGTACGCGGTGTACAGGGTGGACAGGCCGTAGTTGGACAGGCGGTGGGTCGGGTCGGCGCGGAACTTATCGAGCGCTGCGCGGATGGTGGTGTGGCGGGCGACGAACGCGATCTCGTCGGGGGTGAGCTGGACCTTGTTCGGCTCCGCGTACCGGTACAGGTGCCGCGGCAGGACGATGGGCGCAGTGGTGGTGGCGGCGTGCCGGTGCGCGGCCTGGACCTGCCGGTTGAGCTCCGCGGCCCACCAGCGGTTCACGGTCCGGGCGGTGACGCCGGCGGCGCGTGCGACGGCGGCCTTGTCGGCGGAGGTGACTTTGCCGGTGATGGCCAGGACGTCCTTGAGGTCGGTGATGGTCTTGGTCCGGGTCAGGGTGTGTGCGCGGTTGCCGTGGTTGCCGAGGCGGTGCCCGTCGGAGCGGCGCGGCGCGGTTTCGGCGCTGCGTCCTTCGCGTGCGGCGGCGAGGGCGAAGATGCGCGCGCCGGCGTTGCCGCTCATGCGGACACCGACTCGTCGCCAGCCCCGCTCACCAAGCCCTGGTCGAGGTGGTCGAGGTGGTCGAGGTGCTCGAGGTGGGCGCGCTGGTCCTTGACGAGCGTGACGCCGACGTTGTCGATGCCCAACCTCATGGGCTTCTTCTTCTTGGTCTTCATGGTGCTGTTCTTCTTCGTGGTCATGTTCTTGTTCGTGTTGCTGCGCTTCGACTCGTCGACGTCGCTCTCGGAGTTCTCGTCCGCGTTCTTGTTGCGCGCCTTGTCGAGGTCCTCCCCGGGCACCTTGTCGACGTCCTTGACGATGTCGATGTCGAGGTTGTTGTCGACGACGTTGACGACCAGGTCGCTGACGCAGATGCGCGTCGAGGTCGGGGTTGCCAGCGGGAGACGGGCAGCTGGTGCGCACCACTGGCAGCCTCCGACGCGGTGGTGGCTGCCGATGAGTGGCAGGTCGCGATCGCGCCCATCGGCGTCGGTGACGGTGGTGAAGGCGGGCACGAAGTGGACACCGGCGTTGGGTGCCCGGTGGGAGATGACGCGCACCCCGAGGATGGCGCGGCGGGCGGCGCCGGGCCCGTCAAGGTCGTCCAGCGGGGCCAGGTAGTCGGCCATGTCGCGCAGGTCGGAGGCGACCTTGCCGGCTACCCAGCGGTCGCGTTCGATGACGCCGGCCCGGGAGGCCGTGTAGACCCGGTCGAGCAGAAGGCCCCGCCCCGGTCCGTCCGGGTGGGTCCAGACGACGCGGGGTCGGCGGACGAAGCTCACGGCGAAGCCAGCGCGACCGGCGAACGCGGCAGCCGGGCCGGAGCCGGCGTCGTCGAGCTCTCCGCACAGCTCGGCGTACCACTTGCGCAGGTGGTTGCGGGGCGTGAACTCCAGGTGGCTGGGGTGCTCCCACGTCAGCAGGTGACGGGCTGCGGCCTCGGCGAACATGGGCCCGCGCCGGTCCAGTCCGGTGCCGGCGTGACGCGGCGTCAGGGCCTGCAGGTAGTGGGTCAGGGTGCGCGCCTGCTCGTCCAGGCTGGCCGGAAAGCCCGAGCTGAGGATGTCGTGGGCGAGCTCCTCGGCCAGCAGGATGGCCGCCAGGTCCCGGGTGGAGGGCCGCGCGTTCAGGTCCGGTCCGCTGCTCGTGCGGGACGCGCTGGTCGCGTGCCGGGTGATCGCGACCCGTCCGGGAAGGTGGGCAGCCTGTGCCGCCTGCGTCGTCGGGCGGATCTGGTCGGCCTGGGCGTAGGTGCTGGCCCGCTGAAGGCGCATCGAGTGGCTCATCGCGAGACCGGGGTTGGCTCGAAGGGACGTGGGGAAGTCTCGACCGAGTTCGTCGCGGAACGCCGCAGGCGTGTGGCGGGGTGTGGTTTGGGTTGGCATGGCCGCACCTGTGCCGGGAGGGTCGAAATCCACAGGTCGCGATACATGTTTCTGCCGTCCCGACGGCTGTGTCTGTCGTTGCAACGACGCTGAACGCCGTTGGAACTACAGGGATTAACTCTTCTGCTGGCAGGGTCACCCCCGTGAGCACGCAGGCGGGAGTCCCGGAGCGGGGAACCGCTCTGGACGGGCTCAAGCCGCGCGACTTCGCCCGCGACCCGAACGCATGGCCGACCAGCCCCCTTCACATCCCGGCCGAGCTGCGGGGGCGAGGCCTGACGACTGAGCAGCTGCACGCGCACGTCGGGGCGATGGAGGAGCTGCGCCAGCTCGCACTCGCCTACGTCACCTACATCGGCCGGTCGGGCAAGAGCAACCAAGACGTGGCGCAGCGGCTCGGGGTGAGCCTGGGCGCGCTGCGGAACCTGCGCTCCGGCGCGGCTCTGCCCAGCGCCCGCACGTTGCTGCTGCTGCAGTACCTCATCCCGTCGCCCGAGCAGATGGAGGTCAGCGACTACCGCGACTCCCTGACGCGCCGCCAGGACAAGCTCGCACAGCGAGAAGGTCGGACGCCACCCTCCCGCTAGAGGCGCCCCAGGCCGGACGAGGGGCCCCCCCTGGAGCATGGTCGAGCGCACCTGCGGGTGGCGTGTAGTGGTCTTCACGGGTCACCGTCCGACTGTTGCGTGTCTCGTTCCCAGGGGTGCACCATAGTTCGAACACATGTTCGAACACAAGGGGGTGCACGGGTTGGGTGGACGGGGCGCTTCGAGGGGTCTGACCGAGCCGCACATCCCGGTGGGCCGGCACCCTGACGGCGCCTGGTTGTTCGCGCCGGTCGGGTCGATGCTCGTCGTGGCGTCCGGCTCCAGGGTGGTCTGCCACGGCTGTGGCGAGGCGTTGGAGGCGATCTCGAGGGCGCACGCGGGCAGGCATGGTCTGGATCTAGCTGGGTACCGGGAGCGGTTCGGGTTGAACCGGAAGACGTCGCTGCTGGCGCCGACGTTGGCTGCGGCGCGGGCGGCGGAGGGTCGGCGCCGATGGGCGGGGAACGAAGGGGTCCGTGCCGGGCTGGCGGTGGGCCAGGAGATGGCACGCTCGGGGGCCTTGTACGTCTTGGGTGCGGGCGCTCAGCCAGTGGGTGGCCGTCGGGCGCAGGGTCGGGTGCCGGCGTCGGCCGAGGGGGCGTCGCCGGCGTTGCGGGCGCATCGGGAGGCCCGGGTGGCCGCGGCTCGGGCCCGGTGGGAGGCGCGGGCGGTGGCGCTCGGGTTCGCCGACCTGGCGGCGTACCTGGACGACCGGGTGGCGTCGGGTGCGTCAGCGCACCGGGTTCGGACGGAGCTGGGCTGCGGTGGCACTGTCGCGGCGCGGTTGCTCGTGGAGCGGTCCTGAAGTGGCATGTGCGGCGGTCGGGGGTGGCTGCAGGGGCGTGTTGGGTCGGCACGGTGGTTGGTCTTGCGGCGGTTGCTGCGACGGTTCGGTTGATGGGAAGTAGCCTTCGGGGGTGTCGGTGATGACGGAGCTGCGGCCGCGCGGGGCGGGCGCGGGTGCCAGGGGGCGCTCGGGTGGTCGTGCCGTGTTCGCTCGGGAGGCGCACATGCTGGCGCCGTTGGCGGAGGCTGCGGCGGCGCTGTGTTCGGGGTTGTCTGGCGACCCGCAGGTGTTCTTCGAGGTGCCGTTGGCCGCCGGGGTGCCGGACATGGTCGTCGTGACGTTCGATGCCGCGGTTATGGAGGCGCGCCAGGTCGCCGGACTGGGTCCGGTGACGGATGTGTCCGCGGTCAGGACGTTGGTGGGTCTGGGCGCCGGCGCCACCGGTGTCGACGACCTTGCTGTCGCCGCCGGGTTGAGCGCGGGACACTTGCGGCGAACGGTCCTGCCCTCCCTGTCGGATGCGGGGTGGGTGGAGCGTGTTGGAGGCAAGGACGTTGTGCTGCTGCACCCGGTGCGTCCGGTGGTGTCGTGGGCCGTCGCGGTGGAGGCGAAGCGCTCAGCCTGGGCCCAGGCGGTTTCGCAGGCTCACCGCATGCTTCCGGCTGCCGACCGGGTCTTCGTTGCGCTGGACGCAGCGCGTGCGGGGCGGGCCGTCGGGAACGCCAAGCACCTCGCCTCGTTGGGTGTGGGACTGGCGACGGTCGAGGCAGAGCCGGCGTTCGGCGCCTGCCAGGTCGCTGTCGTGTCTTCGCCGATGGCGGGGCGACCGGGGTTGCCGCGTGGGCACCGGGCTCCGAAGCTTGCGGCGAAGGTGCTGTTGGGTGAGCGGGTCTGGGAGTTGGAGTTGGCTGGTCGCAGGCACGGCCCGACGCAGCTGGTCTTCGGGCGTGACCTGTCGACTGGCGCAGGGCAGAGCTGACCGGCTGCGCAGCGCGAGCTGGCACCTGTGCGGCCGAAGCAGCGGGCCGGCTGGCCAGTCGGGCGACGGGTCAGGGCAGCAGGGTCTCCCACTGGTCAAGGTGCTGCGGGCGAAGGTTGCCGGTGAGCGCGGTCGGGAGGGCCTTGATGAAGGTCTGCGCGTCGCGCACCTCTCGTAGAGCGGTGTGCCCGGGGCGTCGACCGCCGAGCAGGGCGGTGAGTTGCGCGCACTCCAGCAGGTAGTGCAGGTCCGCGGTCGGCTGGTGGTACGTGCCGTTGGCGATCGTGGCGGCCAGCCGCCGGCAGAAGCGGCACCCGCAGGTCAGGTGGTTAGGTTGGCCGCGCAGGGCGAGATGTTCGGCGTGCGGGATGCTGTGCAGAATGGTCCGGTCGAAGAACCGTTCGACTCTTGGCGGCTTGGGTCGGCCTTTCACGGCGCCGCCGCGACGCTGCGCCCCGTACATCTGCTCGCTCCAGCTCATCCCGGTGGAGAACCCCTGCGCGCCCCATGCCGTGGCGGCCCACCCGGTCAGGCCGGAGTTGGGCAGGATGAGCACCTTGTCCTCGATGGCGGCGGTGCTCGCGAGGTCGCGGTACCCGGCCAGGATGGCCGGTGTGTGCAGCTGCCCGTACCGGGGGTCGACGATGGGCCAGTAGAACCGCAGCCACCACAGGGGCTCGTTGCTCTCGACGAGCTCCTCCTTGAGCGCGTCACGAAGGTTCTTGGTCGTCAGCCACGTCGAGGGCAACGTCAGGTTGACGAACATGTCTTCGTCCGCGAGCTGCGCTCGGGTGGCCCGGACCCAGTCCATCGCCTCCGCCAGCGCGGTGCGGCCGTTGGTGTCCGACACCCACCCGGTCGCGGACAAGAACACGTTCGCGCCTGCGTCTGCCTGTGCGTCCAGCACCTGCCGTATCCACGCGGGGTCTGGTGCGGCGGGCACGCTGGACGCCCAGGCGTGGTGAGCGGTCGTGGCCGGGCTGTACGTGTCCGGGGCGCCTGAGCCGTCGAGGGCGTAGATCTCCGGGTCTGCGACCTTCATCGTGGCCGAGGCGCACAGGTCCAGGTACGCCCGAGCCTTGACCGGGCGCATCTTCGACAGGCGGATGACGGCGCCGACGCCGGCCCGACCGGCGACCTGCCTGCGTGCCACGGTGAGCAGCTCGGGCAGCATCTCGGCGTTGAAGTGGCTGCGGTGGACCAGGAACGACGGGACGTGCCCTTCGAGCATGTCCCGCAGGGACGACGGCGGCCCGGCTGACAGTCGGGTCAGGCGGCGGCGCGGGGCGGCGCCGCCCTGGTCGTCCGACGTCGCGGTGTCGCCCGCGGCGATTTCCGTCTCCTCGCTCGCGTCGACGACGTCGCCCGCCTGAGACGACTCGCGCATGGCGTCGGTGTCGACGTCGTCCTCCCGGTCGAGGGTGTCCTCGTCCAGGTCGGGGTCGGCGCCGTCGTACGGGTCGATGCCGGTGTTCTCGCTCATGGTCTTCCCCCAGGTGGTCTGTGTGCTCCGGTTCGCGTTCCTGCGGCTGGGTGGCGTGGTGCCACGCTCGCGGGTCGAGTGGCCTAGGTGATGGCCGCGACGACGTCGGTCAGGTCCTTGGCGCCCCTGCGGGCGCTTCCCCGGTCCGCCGGATCTGGGTGGACCAGGCGGCGCACGATGTCTCCCAGCGCGGCAGGGACCGTCGCGGGCAGTGGTGCGGGACCTGCCTCAATCAGTCGGACCGCCTCGGTCAGCGACAGGTTCTGGGCGCCGTCGAAGAACGGGTGCTTCCCGGTGAGCATCAGGTGCGCGACGACGCCGACCGCGAACACGTCGGCCGCCTTGCGAGCTCGTTCCTGCCGCAGCTGTTCGGGGGCCATGAACCACGCGGTGCCCATCAGGGCCGGGTACGCGGTGATGGAGGCCCGGTCCAGCACCCGCGCCAAGCCCAGGTCGAGCAGCACGGGTCGGTTCCAGTCGCCGTCTCGGACGGCGATGTTCGCTGGCTTCACGTCACGGTGAACGGTGTCGACGGCGTGCAACGCCTCGAGGCCGACCAGTACGCCGCGAGCGAACCCGGCCACGTCCCTGGCGCCCACGCGGGCCCCGGCGGGCAGGTTCGCGTCAACGTCGCCGCCAGCGATGTACTCGAACACCAGGGCCGCACGGTCCCCACGGGGCAGGCTGACCGTCCGGGCATCGTGCAGGGCGACGACGTGCGGGTTGCTCACCCGTCGCAAGCCTTCGACCTCCCGCGCCAGACGCTCCGTGGGGTACGTCGGCGACAGGATGACCTTGCCGGCTCGGTGGGTGCCGTCGGCGTAGTCCAGCCGCCATGTCTCCCCGAACGCCCCAGCACCCAACGGCTTGGCGGACGGCACGCCGAACGCAGCTTCCACCTCTTCGGGCGTCAGCGTGAATGTCGTAGCGCCCGCGTCCTCGTCACGATACGAAGCCCCAGACAGCACGATGTCGTCGTTCATCTTTCCCCTGACGCTGAAGCCCCCGAGCGACCTCTTCGACCGCTGCACCATCTCCAACTCGGCCATCTTGGACGACAATGCCCGCGTCTGCGGGGACTTCCGCCGTTTTCGGCCGTAGCCCTCCCTGCCGATGACCGCTCGATGGCGGCTGCCGCGCGTCGCCGTTCGTGCAGTGCCGCGCGAACGGCGACGCGCGACATCGGGGCCCGGGCCCCGGGTGGCAAGTCCGGCCGTCGGCTCGAGCATGGGCCGTTCGCCACTGGCGGCAGGTCACGAAGACAGGCCACTGCTCAGGACCTGGCGCCCGCCGCCACGGGGACGAATCGGCTCGTCATGGGGCCCGCGGGGGTACGGTGCGCAGGGCAGCGGGGACGTGTTCAGGGGGTCTGAGTGACGGAACAGGGATGGCACGAGGTGAGGCTGGAACTGGCACCGACGGCCAGCTTCGCGGACGCTGCGCCCGCCGCGCAGTCCGGTGACGCGGCCTTTGGCCGGGCAACAAGGTCGACGGGTCACTCAGCTCATGCCGACGACTGAGCACGTCCTGCACCGTCTCGGTCTCGGGACGACATGGGCTCACGTCATGCAGGAGGAGCTTGAGGCCGCCGAGGTGCCGTGTGATGACGGCAGGTGGGACCCGCAGGGCGTCGGTGCGTGGGTGCGTCGCATGCTGGTCGGAAGCGATCTGCTCACCAACAGCGACGTTCGTGTCATGGCGATGCGCCTGTCCTCGTTCCCGGCGACCACGATCCGGTCGCGAGCTCGAAGTCGGCTGCGCGGAACTGAGCTGGACCGGCGCGCCCTCATGCTGGCGCTGCGGTACACCCACGACCTGGCGCCGCTACGGACTGGACGCGCTGGTCACCGCCTCGTGACCACCGGGTGGCCCAGCGGTAGTGAACGGCCTGCCGTGGTCCAGCGTGCCATCGAGAAGCAGTGGGCGGACGGGGCCGACCGGGCCTCGATCGCCACCAAGTTCAACCTCGGCCCCAACGCGGGTGCGCGGCTGTGGGCGCAGTTGCCGCCCCGGCTCACGTCTGGGGCCATCACGGCCAGGTTCGGCTGGTCGCCCGACAACATCTTCCAGAAGCTGGCTCGGGGGACGTTCCCGCCGGCGGACGGCGTCGACGGGCAGACGAAGTGGTGGTGGCCAGGCACGGTCGACGCCTGGGAGCAGACCCGG
Encoded here:
- a CDS encoding AAA family ATPase; this translates as MLPDRHPHAWNVEHAQEHLPVDFTSRHIPTGGRLVITAQMRQVAAGMPSALDRGAVTAISGPYGSGKSTLLNAVAAVSDVNTAIATLPRRATERAQWEEIATAVTGARPTGTARALQNITRDYLAAVPTLLVVDEAQFLGDPELLSLRWLWTQPYPRFAIVFAGTDLFTHLDKVPSVATRIDRRIALHHHTWDKMRQLLAQHHPGTSTHTDPDLLASIDREYAHGSWRAWSKLLLALANDFGRTGPITRDDARAAIATITGTTPQLTTAAPATSRAARRR
- a CDS encoding MucR family transcriptional regulator gives rise to the protein MLVVASGSRVVCHGCGEALEAISRAHAGRHGLDLAGYRERFGLNRKTSLLAPTLAAARAAEGRRRWAGNEGVRAGLAVGQEMARSGALYVLGAGAQPVGGRRAQGRVPASAEGASPALRAHREARVAAARARWEARAVALGFADLAAYLDDRVASGASAHRVRTELGCGGTVAARLLVERS
- a CDS encoding serine/threonine-protein kinase, which gives rise to MLEPTAGLATRGPGPDVARRRSRGTARTATRGSRHRAVIGREGYGRKRRKSPQTRALSSKMAELEMVQRSKRSLGGFSVRGKMNDDIVLSGASYRDEDAGATTFTLTPEEVEAAFGVPSAKPLGAGAFGETWRLDYADGTHRAGKVILSPTYPTERLAREVEGLRRVSNPHVVALHDARTVSLPRGDRAALVFEYIAGGDVDANLPAGARVGARDVAGFARGVLVGLEALHAVDTVHRDVKPANIAVRDGDWNRPVLLDLGLARVLDRASITAYPALMGTAWFMAPEQLRQERARKAADVFAVGVVAHLMLTGKHPFFDGAQNLSLTEAVRLIEAGPAPLPATVPAALGDIVRRLVHPDPADRGSARRGAKDLTDVVAAIT